The window AGCTGTTCGCGCACTGGCAATGTGTGCTCGACTACCACAAACTGTTTGTCGAGTTCAGCCGGCACTTGTACCACCGGCGATAGGACTACAATGAATGTTCGATTTTGTTTTCCTTGCGTAAGCTGTTTGGCCAGGGCTTGCACGACTTCGGTGCTGTGCAGGAACCGGTGAAAGTTGGTCAGTACCAGAATCGCCGGGTTGTCCGACGTGGGAAACGACCCAAGAGCACGAACCGCAGCGAGCGGATCAGTGGCGCCGGAATCGACGGTTGCTTCATGTCCGCGGATCTTGAGTCCTTCCTCAATATTCCAGGTTGCAAGCCGCCATTCTTCCCGGCGACAAAGCTCCGCAATCTCGGCGTGAGCATCGTCATGTTCATGTGACTCAATCCAAAGTCCGGTGAAGCAGGCGCGGACCAACTCTGACAATCGCTCGGTGAGCGACATAAAAACCTCCTTAAGGCAAGTCGAGAAGGGCCGGCGCCGCAGAATCGCAGCACCGGCCAGGACAGAATGGATGATCACTCGTTTAGTGGCCCGGCAGTTTTCGAGACGTACGGGCGTGCTATCGATAATTCGTTTCGTCGTCCGCAAGGGAAGACTACCGGTCGCGAGTTGTTAACGCTGCGAGACGAGTTGACGCGGTAGACGGTGCAAATGAATGTCTGGGTACCCTTCCGGTGCTGCTAGAAATAACCGGCATACCCAGCTCATACTTGCCCTTCCGTGACCGACTGTAGCGGGGACACCTGCTGATAGAACTCCGTTGCGAGCTTTTCGCTGACTCGAACGCCGAGCGCCTCTTCCATGAAGCGACTAGCCTGCCGACATTCGCTCCCGGCAAAGCCCTTCGTTTCGATCTTGGTTTCCCCCTTGGGCGATATGGTGACTTCGATGGTTTTCGTCATGCAGCACCTGCGGCAACGAGGATGGTGAGTTTGATCGAACCATCGGCGAGTGTTTGCTCGCTGATCGTATGTCCCTTCTTTCGGGCCTCGATCTTCGCCTTCTCGCAGGCATATCGCTGAAGAAAATGATCGAGTACTTGCTGTTGTCCCCAACGGCCGTTGTAGTTATCAAAGTGCAACTGGCCCGAACTCAGATCGCAGACAACCGGGTAGCTCCAACCAGGTAACGTGATGCCCCAACCGGATGCCACCGAGGTGAACAACTTGTGTTGACCATTCACTGGGGCGGAGAGGCCGAGACGCTTACAGGCTGCTAGAATTGCAGCAACATCTCGGACTTGGGTAGTAATGGAAACGATGTGCGAAATGATCAGCTCCTTTCGAGAAATATTGAGGTCTTAGGAGTGCCTGCTGTCGAATCAAAAAGCAGACATCGGGGTTTGATGGACTTGGTAATGCGTTAGCTGTGAGAATCCGCTGCCTGGATTCGTGGTTCGCCAGAATTGTGTTGCAATCGTGGGAGCCGAGCCGGCTGATCAGAGATGAGTTCCCGAGTCAGCTCATCAATCAGCACATTTCCCTCTTCTTCCCTCGTTGGTTCTCGCCACAAGCCAACCAGGGAAATCCCTGCCAGCACAAGCGGAGCGACAGCGGCAAACAACACTCCAACGGCGATAATGGAGTTTGCCGTCTGAGAATCGGTAAGCCGATCCTCGGCGACTTCCGCTCGCGCAACTTCGAGAGCGTCGCGCTGCTTGGCAAGCTCCGCCTGGTCTTGTCGCAGTGCATTTTGCATTTCAATGAGTTCACGGCGCGCTTTGGCGTCTGCCTCAACTAATTGCTGGCTGCCCTGCGCGATGCGCTGGGTAGAATCGGCCACGCGTTGATTTTGCACTGCTTGTTCATGTGTGACTTGTTGGGCGAGATCTCCGAGCCGCGAATCGCTACTGCATCCCACCATCAGGGTGAGTAAGCTCGCGGTCAGGATGCCCATCGCCATGTGTTGCTTCATTGGATTTAACTCTCTTGGTAAAAAGGACCTTGCGTAGCAACTCGCGGGTGGCGCGAAGCAACCGCATCTGCCACACGAGCGCCACCGCTAAAACAGTCACCGCTACAGAAAAACAGCCGATTAAGATGTTGATTTGCTTTTTACTCCTCTCTTGAAAATTGGATTTGTTCGATCAAAGCGACGCGTCCGCGCTGATAAGCTGTGACGCGATCACTATCGATTCCGTTCTTCAACTCGCTTCGCCTTGTTATGCGGCTGCGATTGAGCAATCTGCTTCACGACCTTTTGAGCCGTCAGGCGAATCAGTTCCCGCAATGCAGCGTTGATCCGCCGACTGTCCGTGGCCGCGTTTGAGAACGCTGGGCCGGCGTTTTCGGGCACTCAATTTCTCCTGGTTGTGCAAGAAATAGAAAAAGCCTGATCTGGCCGCAGGTGACCTAATCAGGCTTCCGAATTCATTCAGCTAACATTCTCCACTAGTCGTTCAAAGGTGGCTTTGGCGAAAAGTGATACCGGGGGTGTTTGTGCCGTCGGAACCGATTGTTGTCGTCTGGTGGCTCCGTAACGAGCACATACGGATCTAAAGTAGCCATCTTCTGCATGAGAGCGTCGAGCTTGAGCGCGTTCTGCACGGCGGGCTGAGTGATCCCCAGTTCTTTACCTACATCTCGCTGAAACATCTTCCGGCCAATCAACGTTACCACACGCTCGCGATAGGCAATCCGTTGCGGCGGTTCAAACAAATCGACAACAATCTCCTGGCTACGAAACAGCTGTGACTCGCTTGCCAAGCACTTTAGCTCAGGCACTAACGGTAGCAACGTGAGCGTGAATCTCGCGCGGAGCACGACGTCGCCGCCGTCGATCGGCCGGAAAGGGTCTACTACGATTGTCGTGATCAGTTTTTTCATCAGACGCGCGAAGTCTGGCGAATCATGGGCCAGCGACTGGAACGCTTGCTTGGCTAATTGCTTTAGCTCCTCCATCGATGGCAGACTGACTGCTTCACTTGGTTCCTTTTCAAGATCTCGTAGCTTGTCCTGCCAGTCAGACTTTTCGGCCTCAAGTTGTCGAAGTCGATCGTATAGACCTGAATTGCCACCGGACTCGCTAACGGCATCAATGATGTTGCCAAGCTTTCGCTCGGTGCCCGCAAGCTTTGCGGAAAACTCGGCATGGCGCACTTGCTTAGTGCTCGACTTACGCTCGAGTTCGGCACGTACCTCAGCTTCGTACGTTGCGTCATAGCCAGGCAGGCTACTTATCGCGTCCAGCACGGCTGCGGCGATCTTCGCAGATGCCTCCGGGCCATTGAACGTGGCGCCGTTCCAGCATGCATATTCACGAGCGCCGTTACACATCAGATTCTGCTTCTTTCCATGGCCTCCATAAACATAGGGATATCCGCATACTCCACAGGTGACATGCTGACCGGGCCAGACTGTACGTTTCTTGGGACGCCCCAAACGGGGATCCGCCTTACCCATTTTGCCCACAGAGTACATGGCATTCTTCAACTCCAACTTGCGAATCAATCGGTCGTAGCGTTCCGCAGCAACGAATGCCAAGTGTGGGCAGAGTCGCGTCTGCAGCTCTGCTTCAGGTGCTTTAACGGATTTGCGACGGCCCGTCTTATTGACCCGTTTACTGATCCGGCGATTGCGAACTCGCACACCTTTCAGAATTGGATTGAAAACTATCCGCCGGACCATCACTCCGGTCCAAGTTTTCCGCCGGCACCATTGACCAGTCGGAACGCCCTGAGCGTTCAGCCAGTCGGCAACTTCAGAGTACGATTGGTCGTCTTCAAGTCGTCGAAAGATCTCCTCGATGACGGGCTCCATCTCGGGGCGTTTTTTCAACTGCTCGTCTTTTTCACACTCCTTCGATTTTTCGTAGCAAAATATTACAGTCTGAACCACACCACCGTTGTTGAAGCGATTTCGGAGTGAACGCCGAATTCGCTTCGCTGTGTCTCGGTTGTATTGCTCGTGACGAAACGAGGCAAAGAACGAGTTCATCCGCCAATCTTCTTGGGCTGTGTCGATGTTGTCGTTTAACGCAATCAGCCGGACGCCGTGGTCCTCGCAGAGTTCGCAAAATTCAGAAGCCTGAAGTCGACGCGCGATCCGACCGAGGTCCTCGGAAATCACCAGATCGATTTTGCGGCTCTTGATAAATTTTTTCAGTCGACGCAGCTCTTTCCGATCAAGGCGTTCGCCGCTTCCTTGCGTTGCCAGAACCTTGACGCCGAACCGTCCTGCGTAATGATCCGTAAGCCACTCGCGCACCAGCGCCTCTTGGTCTGCCAGGCTCTTTTCATCTTGCTTATCCGTGCTGATGCGAGCGACGACGACAACACGGAGCTGGCGTCCATTGCGGGCGACGAGCGGCGGATTCAAATACGATCGCGACATAGCCAAACTCCCTTTGGGCTTGAACCATGCCAGCCGTTTTCTGATTGACACAGTGTGTCAGAACAGGTGAGAAACCCTGAGAGTACGTGACAATTCGTGACTACCGACCGACCGCAACTAAAGATCAAGGCAGCAGGAGGTTACGACTGCAAGTGACTGGTGATAGCCACATT is drawn from Anatilimnocola floriformis and contains these coding sequences:
- a CDS encoding recombinase family protein, which translates into the protein MSRSYLNPPLVARNGRQLRVVVVARISTDKQDEKSLADQEALVREWLTDHYAGRFGVKVLATQGSGERLDRKELRRLKKFIKSRKIDLVISEDLGRIARRLQASEFCELCEDHGVRLIALNDNIDTAQEDWRMNSFFASFRHEQYNRDTAKRIRRSLRNRFNNGGVVQTVIFCYEKSKECEKDEQLKKRPEMEPVIEEIFRRLEDDQSYSEVADWLNAQGVPTGQWCRRKTWTGVMVRRIVFNPILKGVRVRNRRISKRVNKTGRRKSVKAPEAELQTRLCPHLAFVAAERYDRLIRKLELKNAMYSVGKMGKADPRLGRPKKRTVWPGQHVTCGVCGYPYVYGGHGKKQNLMCNGAREYACWNGATFNGPEASAKIAAAVLDAISSLPGYDATYEAEVRAELERKSSTKQVRHAEFSAKLAGTERKLGNIIDAVSESGGNSGLYDRLRQLEAEKSDWQDKLRDLEKEPSEAVSLPSMEELKQLAKQAFQSLAHDSPDFARLMKKLITTIVVDPFRPIDGGDVVLRARFTLTLLPLVPELKCLASESQLFRSQEIVVDLFEPPQRIAYRERVVTLIGRKMFQRDVGKELGITQPAVQNALKLDALMQKMATLDPYVLVTEPPDDNNRFRRHKHPRYHFSPKPPLND
- a CDS encoding DUF1257 domain-containing protein, with translation MNGQHKLFTSVASGWGITLPGWSYPVVCDLSSGQLHFDNYNGRWGQQQVLDHFLQRYACEKAKIEARKKGHTISEQTLADGSIKLTILVAAGAA
- a CDS encoding DUF2997 domain-containing protein, with protein sequence MTKTIEVTISPKGETKIETKGFAGSECRQASRFMEEALGVRVSEKLATEFYQQVSPLQSVTEGQV